The Nocardia vinacea genome contains the following window.
GCCTACCTCCAGGTCGAGGCCGAAAATACCGGGGCCATAGCGATGTATCACGAGTTGGGCTTCCTCGACCACCACACCTACCGCTATGCCGCGCCGGACGGCTCTCGCTGAACCTACGGTCCTGCGGTACAACAGATCTATAGCCCATTGCGAAGGAAGGCATCCGTGCGTCTCGCGACCTGGAACGTCAATTCGATCCGCTCCCGCCTCGACCGGGTCGCGGACTTCCTCGACCGCCAGGACATCGATGTGCTCGCGATGCAGGAGACCAAATGCCGCGACGACCAGTTCCCGTTCGAGCGCTTCGACGAGCTCGGCTATGAAGTCGCCCACATCGGGCTGAACCAGTGGAACGGCGTCGCCATCGCCTCTCGCATCGGCCTCGACGATGTGGAAGCCGCGTTCCCGGACCAGCCCGGCTTCGACAAGGATGCGGCCGAATCGCTGATCAGCACCCCGATCGTGGAATCGCGCGCACTCGGTGCGACCTGCGGCGGCGTCCGGGTGTGGAGCCTCTACGTCCCCAACGGCCGCACCCTGCACGACCCGCACTACACCTACAAACTGGAATGGCTTGCCGCCTTGCGCGCCAACGGCGCCCAGTGGCTCGCCGCGCATCCGGAGGCGCAGATCGCCCTGGTCGGCGACTGGAATATCGCCCCGACCGACGACGATGTCTGGTCCGTCGAATTCTTCGCCGACAAAACCCACACCTCCCAACCCGAACGCGACGCCTTCAACGCCATCGTCGAAACCGGCTTCGCCGACGTCATGCGCCCCTACGCCCCCGGCCCCGGCGTCTACACCTACTGGGACTACACCCAACTGCGCTTCCCCCGAAAAGAAGGCATGCGCATCGATTTCATCCTCGCCTCCCCCGCACTCGCCGCCCGCACCAAAGACGCGATGGTCGATCGTGAGGAACGAAAAGGCAAGAGCCCGAGCGACCACGCCCCCGTAATCGCCGAATTCACCGACTGATCGCTGACGCCGATCTCATTCGTAGTGGAAGCGGCAGGCGAC
Protein-coding sequences here:
- a CDS encoding exodeoxyribonuclease III, coding for MRLATWNVNSIRSRLDRVADFLDRQDIDVLAMQETKCRDDQFPFERFDELGYEVAHIGLNQWNGVAIASRIGLDDVEAAFPDQPGFDKDAAESLISTPIVESRALGATCGGVRVWSLYVPNGRTLHDPHYTYKLEWLAALRANGAQWLAAHPEAQIALVGDWNIAPTDDDVWSVEFFADKTHTSQPERDAFNAIVETGFADVMRPYAPGPGVYTYWDYTQLRFPRKEGMRIDFILASPALAARTKDAMVDREERKGKSPSDHAPVIAEFTD